In the Nitrospinota bacterium genome, TAAAAAAAGCGGTTGCCGCGGCAAAAAAGGAAATGCGCGACATTCTGCTGATGGACGGCACCATCCCGCACGAAGTGACCGGCCATGCCGGCGCGGGCCGTGTGTTCATGAAGCCCGCATCCAAGGGCACCGGCGTGATCGCGGGTGGCCCGGTGCGCGCTATCATGGAAGCGGCCGGTATACACGACATTCTGACAAAGTCGCTCGGCAGCGGCAACCCGTTCAACGTGGTGCATGCCACGATGGACGCGCTTGGCAGTCTGCGTAGCCCGGCAATGATCAGGAAAATCCGCGAAACTAAATTCGAAGTGGTGGAGGTTGAAGGATAATGAGACTGCACACACTCAAGCCGGCCGCCGGTTCCACCAAAAAACGCAAAATTATCGGGCGTGGCGCCGGGTCGGGCCATGGCGGCACATCCACCCGCGGTAACAAAGGCCAGCGCGCGCGCACCGGCGGCACCCGCGGCCTCGTCCATTACGAGGGCGGGCAGCAGCCGCTTTACCGCCGTCTCCCGAAACGCGGTTTCACCAATATCCACCGTGAAGATTACACACCGGTCAACGTCAGAAAGCTGGATCAGCTTGCCGGCGTGACCGAGTTTACCCCCGCCGTTTACGCCAAGCTGGGACTTGCCGGAAAACGGGACAAAATCAAGATTTTGGGTACCGGTGAAATCACCCGCGCCGTCACCGTGACGGCCCACTGCTTCAGCGCCACCGCCGTGAAGAAGATCGAAACGGCCGGCGGCAAAGTCGTGAGGATATAAGTCCTTGGCCGTTGAAAGTTTCGGTAATATTTTCCGGCAACCGGAGCTTAAAAAGCGATTGGTGTTCACCATCGCGATTTTAGCCGTTTACCGGATTGGGGCGCATATCCCCGTGCCGGGGATAGACGCCAGCTCGCTTGCGGACTTTTTCGCGCAGATGCGCGGGTCGGTTTTGCAGTTTTTCGACATGTTTTCGGGCGGTGCGTTGAGCCGCCTCACCATCTTCGCGCTTGGCATCATGCCCTACGTCAGTTCCTCCATTATCATTCAGTTGCTCACCGTTGCGGTGCCACACCTTGAACGGTTGAAAAAGGAAGGGGAGGCCGGTCAGCGCAAAATCAACCAGTACACCCGCTATGGCACCATCCTGCTCGCTTCGGTGCAGGGACTGGGTATAGCGTTTGGCCTCGAAGCAATGCGGTCGCCTTCCGGCGCGCCGGTCGTGCCTGATCCGGGTTGGGACTTCCGCCTCCTGACGGTACTTACGCTCGCCGCCGGAACCGCGTTCATCATGTGGCTTGGCGAGCAGATCACCGAGCGTGGCGTGGGGAACGGCATTTCGCTCATCATTTTCTCCGGTATCGTCGCGGAAATCCCGTCGGCGATCATCAATTCATTCCGCCTTATGCAGACCGGGGAACTTTCCCCCATCGCCGCGTTGGTCACCCTCGTCCTCATGGTGGCGGTCATTGGGGTCATCGTTTTCATGGAAAGCGGGCAGCGCCGCATCCCGGTGCAGTACGCACGCCGCATGGTGGGGCGAAAAATGTACCAGGGGCAGAGCAGCCACTTGCCGCTCAAAATAAACATGTCGGGGGTTATACCGCCGATTTTCGCGTCGGCTCTCATCATGTTTCCGGCCACTATCGCCGGCTTTATCCAGCATCCCAT is a window encoding:
- the rpsE gene encoding 30S ribosomal protein S5, which codes for MVFKSKSDKPNFNRQEADVSELLEKVIFINRVAKVVKGGRRFSFSALVVVGNRAGTVGIGYGKAKEVPEAIKKAVAAAKKEMRDILLMDGTIPHEVTGHAGAGRVFMKPASKGTGVIAGGPVRAIMEAAGIHDILTKSLGSGNPFNVVHATMDALGSLRSPAMIRKIRETKFEVVEVEG
- the rplO gene encoding 50S ribosomal protein L15 — translated: MRLHTLKPAAGSTKKRKIIGRGAGSGHGGTSTRGNKGQRARTGGTRGLVHYEGGQQPLYRRLPKRGFTNIHREDYTPVNVRKLDQLAGVTEFTPAVYAKLGLAGKRDKIKILGTGEITRAVTVTAHCFSATAVKKIETAGGKVVRI
- the secY gene encoding preprotein translocase subunit SecY, whose product is MAVESFGNIFRQPELKKRLVFTIAILAVYRIGAHIPVPGIDASSLADFFAQMRGSVLQFFDMFSGGALSRLTIFALGIMPYVSSSIIIQLLTVAVPHLERLKKEGEAGQRKINQYTRYGTILLASVQGLGIAFGLEAMRSPSGAPVVPDPGWDFRLLTVLTLAAGTAFIMWLGEQITERGVGNGISLIIFSGIVAEIPSAIINSFRLMQTGELSPIAALVTLVLMVAVIGVIVFMESGQRRIPVQYARRMVGRKMYQGQSSHLPLKINMSGVIPPIFASALIMFPATIAGFIQHPMMQKAAGMLAPGTVVHISLYMAMIIFFCYFYTAVVFNPDEVADNMKKNGGFVPGIRPGKPTGEYIDRILTRITAGGAIYLALICVLPDFMIKLFNVPFYFGGTGLLIVVGVAMDTVAQIESHLVMRQYGSFIKGTRMKGRQG